Proteins encoded together in one Streptomyces sp. NBC_01216 window:
- a CDS encoding HAD family hydrolase — MVASDLDRTLIYSVAALALAMPDAQAPRLLTVEVHESKPLSFMTEDAAALLARLATETVFVPTTTRTRKQYQRIRLPGPAPRYAICANGGHILVDGACDRDWNDEVVRRLADECAPLSEIRAYLTATADLSWVRKHRVAEDLFAYLVVERERLPAEWLERFGEWAGDRGWTVSLQGRKVYAVPKPLTKSAAMREVARRTGATLTLAAGDSLLDADLLSAADRSWRPGHGELADTRWTAPHLDALTESGVAAGEEILRRFLAAARSHRSLVPPQTVTPPDGTGAPLPDRA; from the coding sequence ATGGTCGCCAGCGACCTCGACCGGACGCTCATCTACTCCGTGGCGGCCCTCGCGCTCGCCATGCCCGACGCCCAGGCACCCCGGCTGCTCACCGTCGAGGTCCACGAGAGCAAGCCGCTCTCCTTCATGACCGAGGACGCCGCCGCGCTCCTGGCGCGGCTGGCCACCGAGACCGTGTTCGTCCCCACCACGACTCGCACCCGCAAGCAGTACCAGCGCATCCGGCTTCCCGGCCCGGCACCCCGGTACGCGATCTGCGCCAACGGCGGGCACATCCTCGTCGACGGCGCCTGCGACCGCGACTGGAACGACGAGGTGGTCCGCCGCCTCGCCGACGAGTGCGCGCCGCTCTCCGAGATCCGCGCCTACCTGACCGCCACCGCGGACCTCTCCTGGGTGCGCAAGCACCGGGTGGCCGAGGACCTCTTCGCCTACCTCGTCGTCGAGCGGGAGCGGCTTCCCGCGGAGTGGCTGGAACGCTTCGGGGAATGGGCCGGCGACCGGGGCTGGACCGTCTCCCTCCAGGGCCGCAAGGTCTACGCGGTACCCAAACCGCTCACCAAGAGCGCCGCGATGCGCGAGGTCGCGCGCCGCACCGGCGCCACCCTCACCCTGGCCGCGGGCGACTCGCTCCTCGACGCCGACCTCCTGAGCGCCGCCGACCGGTCCTGGCGACCGGGCCACGGAGAACTCGCCGACACCCGGTGGACCGCCCCGCACCTCGACGCGCTCACCGAAAGCGGAGTCGCGGCCGGCGAGGAGATCCTCCGCCGCTTCCTGGCGGCGGCCCGCTCCCACCGGTCCCTCGTGCCCCCGCAGACCGTCACCCCGCCGGACGGTACCGGCGCCCCGCTCCCCGACCGGGCCTGA
- a CDS encoding DUF4097 family beta strand repeat-containing protein, whose amino-acid sequence MAVRRHVRVLLAAGGAVVVALGVGGCGSADAAGAPVETRSFALSGTSLTIDSDNSDLEIVPADVEDVRVSRQVDGWVFLGNGPEATWRMDDGRLSLRLKCEALAAACSALHRVEVPRGVSVSVRDDNGNVAADGFATSLRVRTDNGDVVVRRAAGPLDLGSDNGRVIVGESSTSTDVVARSGNGDVRLALSAVPRRVEVVGENGDIDIALPRASYDVDGHSNNGTVRIGVPTAKGSGHAVTARNDNGGVTVREAN is encoded by the coding sequence ATGGCAGTTCGCCGCCACGTCCGTGTGCTTCTCGCCGCCGGCGGAGCCGTCGTGGTCGCTCTCGGGGTGGGCGGCTGCGGCTCCGCGGACGCCGCGGGGGCACCCGTGGAGACCAGGAGCTTCGCCCTCTCGGGGACCTCCCTCACCATCGATTCCGACAACTCCGACCTGGAGATCGTGCCCGCCGACGTCGAGGACGTCCGCGTCAGCCGGCAGGTCGACGGATGGGTGTTCCTGGGGAACGGACCCGAGGCGACGTGGCGGATGGACGACGGGCGGCTCAGCCTCCGGCTGAAGTGCGAGGCCCTCGCCGCCGCCTGTTCGGCGCTCCACCGGGTCGAGGTGCCGCGGGGGGTCTCCGTGAGCGTGCGGGACGACAACGGGAACGTGGCGGCCGACGGGTTCGCCACCTCGCTGAGGGTCCGCACCGACAACGGCGACGTGGTGGTGCGGCGCGCCGCCGGCCCGCTCGACCTGGGGAGCGACAACGGCCGGGTCATCGTCGGGGAATCCTCCACCTCGACCGATGTCGTCGCGCGCTCCGGCAACGGCGACGTGCGGCTGGCTCTGAGCGCCGTGCCGCGTCGGGTCGAAGTCGTCGGAGAGAACGGCGACATCGACATCGCGCTGCCCCGTGCCTCGTACGACGTCGACGGCCACAGCAACAACGGAACGGTGCGGATCGGTGTCCCGACCGCGAAGGGCAGTGGGCACGCCGTGACGGCGCGCAACGACAACGGAGGAGTCACCGTCCGCGAGGCGAACTGA
- a CDS encoding Imm32 family immunity protein has translation MTSGYGPAPIESTHVTAAVESTALRFSWDADARIEVRNLGSEIVIEANAAGLRTLARHLLVLAGEGVPDGTHLHLDDGNGLEEGSAGLVLERSDEE, from the coding sequence ATGACTTCCGGATACGGCCCAGCGCCGATCGAGAGCACTCATGTCACGGCCGCCGTTGAGAGCACTGCGCTCCGCTTTTCCTGGGATGCCGATGCCCGAATCGAGGTGCGCAATCTCGGGAGCGAGATCGTCATCGAGGCGAATGCTGCGGGTCTCAGGACGCTTGCCAGGCATCTTCTGGTGTTGGCCGGCGAAGGAGTTCCGGATGGGACCCATCTGCACCTCGATGACGGCAACGGGCTGGAGGAGGGGTCCGCCGGCCTTGTCCTGGAGCGCAGCGACGAAGAGTGA
- a CDS encoding FmdB family zinc ribbon protein — protein sequence MPRYEYRCRTCGDTFELNRPMAESSAPASCPQGHDDTVKLLSAVAVGGTAKGGAAPSGGGGGGCCGGGCCG from the coding sequence ATGCCTCGTTATGAATACCGCTGCCGGACCTGTGGCGACACGTTCGAACTGAACCGGCCGATGGCCGAGTCGTCCGCTCCCGCCTCCTGCCCGCAGGGGCACGACGACACCGTCAAACTGCTCTCGGCCGTCGCCGTCGGCGGCACCGCGAAGGGTGGTGCCGCGCCGTCCGGCGGTGGCGGCGGGGGCTGCTGCGGTGGTGGCTGCTGCGGCTGA
- a CDS encoding flavoprotein, with product MSNRTLYLFSSAAPPLFDVARVIEDAQADGWDVCLGLTPAAARWLEGSLDGLAALTGHPVRWEYEPPGRPDPWPQADAILVAPATFDTVNAWALGLTDNFVVGVVAEGIGKGVPMAVMPCVSDAHVRHPQFERSLEILQSAGVSVLYGEGGFLPARPGPDDPAAYPWRAALDAALRLRVRRPEPEGV from the coding sequence ATGAGCAACCGGACCCTGTATCTGTTCTCCAGCGCCGCACCGCCGTTGTTCGACGTCGCACGCGTCATCGAGGACGCGCAGGCCGACGGCTGGGACGTCTGCCTCGGTCTCACCCCCGCGGCCGCCCGGTGGCTGGAGGGCTCCCTCGACGGCCTCGCCGCGCTCACCGGCCACCCGGTCCGGTGGGAGTACGAGCCGCCCGGCCGGCCGGACCCGTGGCCGCAGGCGGACGCGATCCTCGTCGCGCCGGCCACGTTTGACACGGTGAACGCCTGGGCGCTCGGGCTGACCGACAACTTCGTGGTCGGGGTGGTCGCCGAGGGCATCGGAAAGGGTGTGCCGATGGCGGTGATGCCGTGTGTGAGTGACGCTCACGTGCGGCACCCGCAGTTCGAGAGGTCGTTGGAGATCCTGCAGAGTGCCGGGGTGAGCGTGCTGTACGGCGAGGGCGGGTTCCTGCCGGCCCGGCCCGGCCCGGACGACCCGGCCGCGTACCCGTGGCGGGCGGCGCTGGACGCCGCGCTGAGGCTGCGTGTGCGGCGCCCCGAGCCGGAGGGCGTCTGA
- a CDS encoding phosphoribosyltransferase → MVWSGTWVAERLGVELDGDERLPGLLGLALRRNPRRAHLLVSNVLGKHVPQRPAVVRDAGHALGVRVRELLGDRDAARSVVLGYAETATGLGHSVADGLALAPYLHSTRRPVPGVTPAGGFEESHSHATSHLLLPEDPDLLAGDGPLILVDDEFSTGNTVVNTIRDLHARHPRDRYVIVALVDMRAPADRDRLTAFAAEIGARVDLVTTAAGTVALPEGVLEKGRELVARHETAPAPSPAPRTTPVRVDLDWPVGVPDGGRHGFTPEHRTRLEAALPTMADQLADALTDAPGTPPRVLVLGFEELMYAPLRLGTELERAGHDVAYSTTTRSPVLAVDDPGYAIRTRLVFPAHDTPADGPGERYAYNVAGAGFDAVVAVVDSPADTPALHAPDGLLAQLAAHVPHVVLAVTPSYVPAPATEAPERSSMLPEPLRGPAFSSYAPDEVGWLLQDLSEVELEAPTEEREEAVQSGGAHYAESLPVEYQPSARYQELFQTALETSAARIARAVGTVTETVLAEHAQRHRPGSGPRHPVLVSLARAGTPVGVLMRRWAQARHGLDLPHYAVSIVRGRGIDTNALRWLAAHHDPADVVFVDGWTGKGAITRELAEALRAHHRRHGGPAFHPEIAVLADPGSCVRTYGTREDFLIPSACLNSTVSGLISRTVLRDDLVGPDDYHGGKFYRELVGADVSNDFLDAVTEHFDEVSAAVDIEVKELLSADRTPTWEGWAAVERISEKYGIHDVNLVKPGVGETTRVLLRRVPWKILAQRGADTDLAHVRLLAEQRGVPVEEVDHLPYTCVGLIHPQYTRGATGTDGKAVASR, encoded by the coding sequence GTGGTCTGGTCGGGAACATGGGTCGCCGAGCGACTCGGCGTCGAACTGGACGGCGACGAGCGGCTCCCGGGCCTGCTGGGCCTCGCACTGCGCCGCAACCCCAGACGAGCCCATCTGCTCGTCTCCAACGTGCTGGGCAAACACGTGCCCCAGCGCCCCGCCGTGGTCCGCGACGCGGGCCACGCCCTGGGCGTACGAGTACGGGAACTGCTCGGAGACCGGGACGCGGCGCGGTCCGTCGTCCTCGGCTACGCGGAGACCGCGACCGGCCTCGGCCACAGCGTCGCCGACGGCCTGGCACTCGCGCCCTACCTCCACTCCACCCGCCGGCCCGTACCCGGCGTCACCCCCGCCGGCGGCTTCGAGGAATCCCACTCGCACGCCACCTCGCACCTGCTGCTCCCCGAGGACCCCGACCTGCTCGCCGGCGACGGACCGCTGATCCTCGTCGACGACGAGTTCTCCACCGGCAACACCGTCGTCAACACCATCCGCGACCTGCACGCCCGCCACCCCCGCGACCGGTACGTGATCGTGGCCCTCGTCGACATGCGCGCCCCCGCCGACCGGGACCGGCTCACCGCCTTCGCCGCCGAGATCGGCGCCCGGGTGGACCTCGTCACCACCGCCGCGGGCACCGTCGCCCTGCCCGAGGGCGTACTGGAGAAGGGCCGGGAACTCGTGGCCCGCCACGAGACCGCCCCCGCCCCCTCCCCGGCCCCCCGCACCACCCCCGTACGCGTCGACCTGGACTGGCCCGTCGGCGTCCCGGACGGCGGCAGGCACGGCTTCACACCCGAGCACCGCACCCGCCTGGAAGCGGCCCTGCCGACCATGGCCGACCAGCTCGCCGACGCCCTCACGGACGCCCCCGGCACCCCGCCCCGCGTCCTCGTCCTCGGCTTCGAAGAGCTGATGTACGCGCCACTGCGCCTCGGCACCGAGCTGGAGCGGGCCGGACACGACGTCGCGTACTCCACGACCACCCGCTCGCCCGTCCTCGCCGTCGACGACCCCGGCTACGCCATACGCACCCGGCTCGTGTTCCCCGCCCACGACACGCCCGCCGACGGCCCCGGCGAGCGCTACGCCTACAACGTCGCCGGCGCCGGTTTCGACGCCGTCGTCGCCGTCGTCGACTCGCCCGCCGACACTCCCGCCCTGCACGCTCCCGACGGCCTGCTGGCCCAGCTCGCGGCGCACGTCCCGCACGTGGTCCTCGCCGTCACCCCCTCGTACGTCCCCGCTCCCGCCACCGAAGCTCCCGAAAGGAGCTCCATGCTGCCCGAGCCCCTCCGCGGCCCCGCCTTCTCCTCGTACGCGCCCGACGAGGTCGGCTGGCTGCTCCAGGACCTGTCGGAGGTGGAGCTGGAGGCCCCGACCGAGGAGCGCGAGGAGGCCGTCCAGAGCGGCGGAGCCCACTACGCCGAGTCGCTGCCCGTCGAGTACCAGCCCAGCGCCCGGTACCAGGAGCTCTTCCAGACCGCCCTGGAGACCTCCGCCGCCCGGATCGCCCGCGCCGTCGGTACCGTCACCGAGACCGTCCTCGCCGAGCACGCCCAGCGTCACCGGCCCGGGAGCGGCCCGCGCCACCCCGTCCTCGTCTCGCTCGCCCGTGCCGGCACCCCGGTCGGCGTCCTGATGCGCCGCTGGGCCCAGGCACGCCACGGCCTGGACCTGCCCCACTACGCCGTCTCCATCGTGCGCGGACGCGGCATCGACACCAACGCGCTGCGCTGGCTCGCCGCCCATCACGACCCCGCCGACGTCGTCTTCGTCGACGGCTGGACCGGCAAGGGCGCCATCACCCGCGAGCTCGCCGAGGCACTACGCGCCCACCACCGGCGCCACGGCGGCCCCGCCTTCCACCCGGAGATCGCGGTCCTCGCCGACCCCGGCTCCTGCGTGCGCACCTACGGAACCCGCGAGGACTTCCTCATCCCGTCCGCCTGCCTCAACTCCACCGTCTCCGGGCTGATATCACGCACCGTCCTGCGCGACGACCTCGTCGGACCCGACGACTACCACGGCGGAAAGTTCTACCGAGAACTCGTCGGCGCCGATGTGTCGAACGACTTCCTGGACGCCGTCACCGAACATTTCGACGAGGTCTCCGCCGCCGTCGACATCGAGGTGAAGGAACTCCTGAGCGCCGACCGGACCCCCACCTGGGAGGGCTGGGCGGCCGTCGAGAGGATCAGCGAGAAGTACGGCATCCACGACGTCAACCTGGTCAAGCCGGGCGTCGGCGAGACCACCCGGGTCCTGCTGCGCCGCGTCCCCTGGAAGATCCTCGCCCAGCGCGGCGCGGACACCGACCTCGCCCACGTACGCCTTCTCGCCGAGCAACGCGGCGTACCGGTCGAGGAGGTCGACCACCTGCCCTACACCTGCGTGGGACTGATCCACCCCCAGTACACGCGGGGTGCGACGGGCACCGACGGGAAGGCGGTGGCCTCCCGGTGA